One genomic region from Nymphaea colorata isolate Beijing-Zhang1983 chromosome 10, ASM883128v2, whole genome shotgun sequence encodes:
- the LOC116263375 gene encoding protein TIC 22, chloroplastic, with protein sequence MQKASSFPLSAMDSRKTPKASSSSPSSSPQPFPHFISSISGFIQLSLSRFREQWMQCEAEACCRIEEGKRRIGSMVGNLPIGRRPVRPFAAISHEQFQPKRAFDIALSTEEVAKTLAGTAVYTVSNANNEFVLVSDPNGQRSLGLLCFRQEDAESLLAQVQLRQPVLGKGARVVPITLDQVYMLKVEGIAFRFLPDPTQIRNALELKASGATKAFDGVPVFQSDLLVVKKKNRRYCPIYFQKEDIERELLKVSRVSRGVSLSQHIMVGSLEDVLKKMEINSKNSGWEDLIFIPPGKSYSQHIKVEA encoded by the exons atgcaGAAGGCTTCTTCGTTCCCTCTCTCGGCTATGGATTCCCGCAAAACCCCGAAAGCATCATCTTCATCCCCTTCGTCGTCACCGCAACCGTTTCCTCATTTTATTTCTTCTATCTCTGGCTTCATCCAGCTCTCCCTTTCCAGA TTTCGCGAGCAATGGATGCAATGCGAAGCGGAGGCGTGTTGCAGAATCGAAGAAGGCAAGAGGCGGATTGGGAGTATGGTGGGGAATCTGCCCATCGGTCGGAGACCTGTGCGACCGTTTGCTGCAATTTCCCATGAGCAATTCCAGCCGAAGCGCGCTTTTGATATAGCTCTAAGCACCGAGGAGGTCGCCAAGACACTCGCCGGCACTGCGGTATACACGGTGAGCAATGCCAACAACGAGTTCGTCCTCGTTTCGGACCCCAACGGACAGAGGTCTCTTGGGTTACTGTGTTTTAGGCAGGAGGATGCCGAATCCCTTCTTGCTCAG GTTCAATTGCGCCAACCGGTTTTAGGAAAGGGTGCAAGGGTGGTGCCCATCACGCTTGACCAG GTTTATATGCTAAAAGTTGAAGGGATCGCATTCAGGTTTTTACCTGATCCTACTCAAATAAGGAACGCTTTGGAG TTGAAAGCTTCAGGGGCCACGAAAGCATTTGATGGTGTCCCTGTGTTTCAG TCAGACCTTCTAGttgtaaagaagaaaaataggcGATATTGTCCAATATACTTCCAAAAG gaagatatagagagagagctCTTAAAGGTCTCCAGGGTATCAAGAGGTGTAAGCTTGTCTCAGCATATCATG GTTGGCAGTCTAGAAGATGTTTTAAAGAAGATGGAG ATTAATAGCAAGAATTCTGGCTGGGAAGATCTGATCTTTATCCCACCTGGTAAAAGCTACTCCCAGCATATAAAAGTAGAAGCTTGA
- the LOC116261807 gene encoding S-adenosylmethionine synthase 3-like yields the protein MDTFLFTSESVNEGHPDKLCDQVSDAILDACLEQDPESKVACETCTKTDMVMVFGEITTKAKVNYEKIVRDTCRGIGFTSADVGLDADKCKVLVNIEQQSPDIAQGVHGHLTKKPEEIGAGDQGHMFGYATDETPELMPLTHVLATKLGARLTQVRKNGTCAWLRPDGKTQVTVEYRNDGGAMIPLRVHTVLISTQHDETVTNDKIAADLMEHVIKPVIPSKYLDEKTIFHLNPSGRFVIGGPHGDAGLTGRKIIIDTYGGWGAHGGGAFSGKDPTKVDRSGAYIVRQAAKSVVASGLARRCLVQVSYAIGVPEPLSVFVDTYKTGKVPDKEILKLIKESFDFRPGMISINLDLKRGGNFRFQKTAAYGHFGRDDPDFTWETVKVLKKSKA from the coding sequence ATGGATACTTTTCTCTTCACATCCGAGTCCGTCAATGAAGGTCACCCTGACAAGCTCTGCGATCAAGTCTCTGATGCCATTCTTGACGCTTGCTTGGAACAAGACCCTGAAAGCAAAGTCGCCTGTGAGACCTGCACCAAGACAGACATGGTGATGGTCTTTGGGGAGATCACCACTAAGGCCAAAGTTAACTATGAGAAAATTGTCAGGGACACTTGCCGGGGAATCGGCTTCACCTCCGCCGACGTCGGCTTGGACGCCGACAAATGCAAGGTCCTGGTGAACATTGAGCAGCAGAGTCCTGACATTGCCCAAGGCGTGCACGGGCACCTGACCAAGAAGCCGGAAGAGATCGGAGCAGGAGACCAAGGCCACATGTTTGGGTATGCCACAGACGAAACTCCTGAGCTGATGCCCCTCACCCATGTGCTAGCAACCAAGCTGGGTGCCAGGCTCACCCAGGTAAGGAAAAATGGGACCTGCGCATGGCTCAGGCCTGACGGCAAGACCCAGGTGACTGTTGAGTACAGAAATGATGGTGGAGCTATGATCCCGCTTAGGGTCCATACTGTGCTGATCTCTACCCAACATGATGAAACAGTTACTAATGACAAGATCGCAGCCGACCTAATGGAACATGTCATAAAGCCGGTGATCCCTTCAAAGTACCTTGATGAGAAGACCATATTCCACCTGAATCCGTCCGGCCGGTTTGTTATCGGCGGGCCGCACGGCGACGCGGGGCTCACCGGCCGGAAGATCATTATTGATACGTATGGGGGGTGGGGTGCCCATGGTGGTGGTGCATTTTCAGGGAAGGATCCGACCAAGGTTGACAGAAGTGGTGCTTACATAGTGAGGCAGGCTGCTAAGAGTGTGGTTGCGTCCGGCCTAGCTCGGCGCTGCCTGGTCCAGGTTTCTTATGCAATTGGTGTGCCAGAGCCACTGTCTGTTTTTGTTGATACGTATAAAACGGGGAAGGTTCCTGACAAGGAGATATTGAAGCTGATCAAGGAGAGTTTCGATTTCAGGCCAGGGATGATCTCTATCAATCTGGACCTCAAGAGAGGGGGCAATTTCAGGTTTCAGAAGACTGCTGCTTATGGGCATTTTGGCAGGGACGACCCAGATTTCACATGGGAGACCGTCAAAGTTCTCAAGAAATCAAAGGCTTGA
- the LOC116261945 gene encoding UDP-glucuronate:xylan alpha-glucuronosyltransferase 2 isoform X2, which yields MMVKVKPAINISAVRKSNVPREERVAKENRGASIAPVREVVKVKQRILGVAPGKGLVDVKPGTKIALVNLKDTEVQQWKNAGEATVIGFDKVSELFRWDHLFPEWIDEEEVNKEPSCPEIPMPDFGSYGRDFELVVVRLPCKFPEKGWKRDVHRLQVHLITANLGVRNGKEGLSKLRFLFLGSCMPMVEMFRCEELVRREGDAWLYDSDLLRLEEKVSLPIGSCKLSLPLWKEGTNEIADLWKRGTAWANEGRTRWRHQWRPPQHPRREAYVTVLHSSELYACGAITLAQTLLQTNTTRDLVILVDRSISPQTRLSLQSAGWKVREITRIRNPFAKKNSYNEYNYSKLRLWQLTRYDRVVFIDSDILVLRNLDVLFDFPQLSATGNDGVIFNSGVMVIEPSKCMFKNLMRETKRVVSYNGGDQGFLNEVFIWWHRLPRRVNYLKNKWSTSTMEGKIKDQLFGSDPPKLYGVHYLGMKPWLCYRDYDCNWDMKGQEIFASDVAHRRWWMVHDKMAPDLQKLCLLTPRRKFELQWDRKLAKKARFGDGHWRINITDPRQSL from the exons ATGATGGTGAAGGTGAAGCCTGCAATAAATATTTCCGCAGTGAGGAAATCCAACGTCCCCAGAGAAGAAAGGGTGGCGAAAGAAAATCGAGGGGCCAGCATCGCGCCAGTGAGGGAAGTAGTGAAAGTGAAGCAAAGAATTTTGGGCGTTGCTCCGGGGAAAGGTCTTGTGGATGTGAAGCCAGGAACGAAGATCGCGCTCGTGAATTTGAAAGACACCGAGGTGCAACAATGGAAGAATGCAGGTGAGGCAACCGTGATCGGATTCGACAAGGTGTCGGAGCTGTTCCGGTGGGATCACCTATTCCCCGAGTGGATCGACGAGGAGGAAGTGAACAAGGAGCCGTCGTGCCCGGAAATTCCGATGCCGGATTTCGGGAGCTACGGCCGGGATTTCGAGTTGGTGGTCGTCAGACTGCCGTGTAAGTTCCCGGAAAAGGGGTGGAAGAGGGATGTGCACAGGCTGCAGGTTCACCTCATCACTGCCAACTTGGGAGTGAGGAATGGGAAGGAAGGGCTGTCGAAGCTAAGGTTCCTGTTCTTGGGCTCCTGCATGCCGATGGTGGAGATGTTCAGGTGCGAGGAGTTAGTGAGGCGTGAGGGCGATGCATGGCTCTATGACTCAGACTTGCTCAGACTTGAAGAGAAGGTTTCCCTGCCAATTGGCTCCTGCAAATTATCACTGCCACTGTGGAAAGAAG GAACCAATGAGATTGCTGATTTGTGGAAGAGGGGGACTGCCTGGGCCAATGAAGGTCGGACCAGATGGCGGCACCAGTGGCGGCCGCCGCAGCATCCGAGACGGGAGGCGTACGTAACGGTTCTCCATTCATCGGAGTTGTATGCATGCGGTGCGATCACCCTGGCTCAGACCCTCCTCCAAACAAACACAACCCGGGACCTGGTCATCCTAGTGGACAGATCCATTAGCCCTCAGACCCGTCTTTCTCTCCAGTCAGCCGGGTGGAAGGTCCGGGAGATAACCCGGATCCGAAACCCGTTTGCCAAGAAGAACAGCTACAATGAGTACAACTACAGCAAGCTCAGGCTCTGGCAACTGACCCGGTATGACCGGGTCGTGTTCATCGACTCGGACATACTTGTCCTCCGGAACTTGGACGTCCTTTTCGACTTCCCCCAGCTGTCGGCGACCGGCAACGACGGCGTGATCTTCAATTCCGGCGTCATGGTGATCGAGCCGTCCAAGTGTATGTTCAAGAACTTGATGAGGGAGACCAAGAGGGTAGTGTCCTACAATGGAGGGGACCAAGGGTTCCTCAATGAGGTCTTCATTTGGTGGCACAGGCTGCCTAGGAGGGTCAACTACTTGAAGAACAAATGGTCAACCAGCACCATGGAAGGGAAGATCAAGGACCAACTATTTGGGTCAGACCCACCTAAGCTCTATGGGGTGCACTACCTTGGGATGAAGCCATGGCTCTGTTACAGGGATTATGACTGCAATTGGGACATGAAAGGCCAAGAAATATTCGCGAGCGACGTGGCGCACCGGCGTTGGTGGATGGTGCATGACAAAATGGCACCTGACCTACAGAAGTTGTGTCTGCTAACACCAAGAAGGAAGTTTGAGTTGCAATGGGACAGGAAACTGGCCAAGAAGGCTAGGTTTGGTGATGGGCATTGGAGGATCAATATCACAGACCCTAGGCAGTCCTTGTGA
- the LOC116261945 gene encoding UDP-glucuronate:xylan alpha-glucuronosyltransferase 2 isoform X1 yields the protein MKAMSSKAVVLRFNLVFIALFLIFYTGLLLTPSIDPQGRQMMVRSCPSDGCQMTKVIGNNTRVKQSKYEGNRKLEAYSNEGEGMMVKVKPAINISAVRKSNVPREERVAKENRGASIAPVREVVKVKQRILGVAPGKGLVDVKPGTKIALVNLKDTEVQQWKNAGEATVIGFDKVSELFRWDHLFPEWIDEEEVNKEPSCPEIPMPDFGSYGRDFELVVVRLPCKFPEKGWKRDVHRLQVHLITANLGVRNGKEGLSKLRFLFLGSCMPMVEMFRCEELVRREGDAWLYDSDLLRLEEKVSLPIGSCKLSLPLWKEGTNEIADLWKRGTAWANEGRTRWRHQWRPPQHPRREAYVTVLHSSELYACGAITLAQTLLQTNTTRDLVILVDRSISPQTRLSLQSAGWKVREITRIRNPFAKKNSYNEYNYSKLRLWQLTRYDRVVFIDSDILVLRNLDVLFDFPQLSATGNDGVIFNSGVMVIEPSKCMFKNLMRETKRVVSYNGGDQGFLNEVFIWWHRLPRRVNYLKNKWSTSTMEGKIKDQLFGSDPPKLYGVHYLGMKPWLCYRDYDCNWDMKGQEIFASDVAHRRWWMVHDKMAPDLQKLCLLTPRRKFELQWDRKLAKKARFGDGHWRINITDPRQSL from the exons ATGAAGGCGATGTCGTCCAAGGCCGTGGTTCTGAGGTTCAATCTGGTCTTCATCGCACTGTTCCTCATCTTCTACACCGGCCTTCTGCTCACTCCATCCATCGACCCTCAGGGTCGGCAGATGATGGTCAGATCATGTCCATCTGATGGTTGTCAAATGACCAAG GTGATTGGAAATAACACTAGAGTGAAGCAATCCAAGTATGAAGGCAACAGAAAGCTCGAAGCCTACAGCAATGAAGGTGAAGGGATGATGGTGAAGGTGAAGCCTGCAATAAATATTTCCGCAGTGAGGAAATCCAACGTCCCCAGAGAAGAAAGGGTGGCGAAAGAAAATCGAGGGGCCAGCATCGCGCCAGTGAGGGAAGTAGTGAAAGTGAAGCAAAGAATTTTGGGCGTTGCTCCGGGGAAAGGTCTTGTGGATGTGAAGCCAGGAACGAAGATCGCGCTCGTGAATTTGAAAGACACCGAGGTGCAACAATGGAAGAATGCAGGTGAGGCAACCGTGATCGGATTCGACAAGGTGTCGGAGCTGTTCCGGTGGGATCACCTATTCCCCGAGTGGATCGACGAGGAGGAAGTGAACAAGGAGCCGTCGTGCCCGGAAATTCCGATGCCGGATTTCGGGAGCTACGGCCGGGATTTCGAGTTGGTGGTCGTCAGACTGCCGTGTAAGTTCCCGGAAAAGGGGTGGAAGAGGGATGTGCACAGGCTGCAGGTTCACCTCATCACTGCCAACTTGGGAGTGAGGAATGGGAAGGAAGGGCTGTCGAAGCTAAGGTTCCTGTTCTTGGGCTCCTGCATGCCGATGGTGGAGATGTTCAGGTGCGAGGAGTTAGTGAGGCGTGAGGGCGATGCATGGCTCTATGACTCAGACTTGCTCAGACTTGAAGAGAAGGTTTCCCTGCCAATTGGCTCCTGCAAATTATCACTGCCACTGTGGAAAGAAG GAACCAATGAGATTGCTGATTTGTGGAAGAGGGGGACTGCCTGGGCCAATGAAGGTCGGACCAGATGGCGGCACCAGTGGCGGCCGCCGCAGCATCCGAGACGGGAGGCGTACGTAACGGTTCTCCATTCATCGGAGTTGTATGCATGCGGTGCGATCACCCTGGCTCAGACCCTCCTCCAAACAAACACAACCCGGGACCTGGTCATCCTAGTGGACAGATCCATTAGCCCTCAGACCCGTCTTTCTCTCCAGTCAGCCGGGTGGAAGGTCCGGGAGATAACCCGGATCCGAAACCCGTTTGCCAAGAAGAACAGCTACAATGAGTACAACTACAGCAAGCTCAGGCTCTGGCAACTGACCCGGTATGACCGGGTCGTGTTCATCGACTCGGACATACTTGTCCTCCGGAACTTGGACGTCCTTTTCGACTTCCCCCAGCTGTCGGCGACCGGCAACGACGGCGTGATCTTCAATTCCGGCGTCATGGTGATCGAGCCGTCCAAGTGTATGTTCAAGAACTTGATGAGGGAGACCAAGAGGGTAGTGTCCTACAATGGAGGGGACCAAGGGTTCCTCAATGAGGTCTTCATTTGGTGGCACAGGCTGCCTAGGAGGGTCAACTACTTGAAGAACAAATGGTCAACCAGCACCATGGAAGGGAAGATCAAGGACCAACTATTTGGGTCAGACCCACCTAAGCTCTATGGGGTGCACTACCTTGGGATGAAGCCATGGCTCTGTTACAGGGATTATGACTGCAATTGGGACATGAAAGGCCAAGAAATATTCGCGAGCGACGTGGCGCACCGGCGTTGGTGGATGGTGCATGACAAAATGGCACCTGACCTACAGAAGTTGTGTCTGCTAACACCAAGAAGGAAGTTTGAGTTGCAATGGGACAGGAAACTGGCCAAGAAGGCTAGGTTTGGTGATGGGCATTGGAGGATCAATATCACAGACCCTAGGCAGTCCTTGTGA